A stretch of DNA from Thermomicrobiales bacterium:
TCGCGGGTCTTCCGCGAGGAGCAGCGCCTGGCCGACCTTCCCATGACCGATCCCGACGAGCACAAGAGCATCACCCTGATGGCAATCCAGGACGGCCATTTGATTGGCACCGGACGCCTCTCCCCTCCAGCGCCGCAGCGGCTGGCATATCTCTCCTGGATCGCGACCGAGCGCGAGTACCGCAAGCATGGCGTCGGCTCAGCCATTGTCACCGAACTGGTCGATGCGGCCGACCGGGCCGGCTACCCCATGAC
This window harbors:
- a CDS encoding GNAT family N-acetyltransferase, translated to SRVFREEQRLADLPMTDPDEHKSITLMAIQDGHLIGTGRLSPPAPQRLAYLSWIATEREYRKHGVGSAIVTELVDAADRAGYPMTLLSAQTHAIRFYRQFGYKPFGTVFTVRGIPHQSMSRSRPAS